One genomic segment of Devosia sp. includes these proteins:
- the sdhD gene encoding succinate dehydrogenase, hydrophobic membrane anchor protein, with protein sequence MREHMTTLETIADPKSHYGNAPASTRHFITQRLTGAINIAFLGLLLFLVVKLGGQDRADLVGTIGNGWIGLPLAVLIGIVAVHMRNGMRDTLEDYVHGRMYRLAMLLNTLFCLTVALAGIGAVLKIVFWG encoded by the coding sequence ATGCGCGAACACATGACCACGCTTGAAACCATCGCCGATCCCAAGAGCCATTATGGCAATGCGCCGGCCTCGACGCGCCACTTCATCACCCAGCGCCTGACCGGGGCGATCAATATCGCCTTTCTCGGCCTCTTGCTGTTCCTGGTGGTCAAGCTGGGCGGGCAGGATCGGGCCGACCTTGTTGGCACCATCGGCAATGGCTGGATCGGGCTGCCGCTGGCGGTGCTGATCGGCATCGTCGCCGTGCATATGCGCAATGGCATGCGCGACACGCTCGAGGATTATGTCCACGGCCGCATGTATCGCCTGGCCATGCTGCTCAACACTTTGTTCTGTCTCACCGTGGCGCTGGCCGGCATCGGCGCGGTGCTCAAGATTGTCTTCTGGGGTTAG
- the sdhC gene encoding succinate dehydrogenase, cytochrome b556 subunit, protein MSVRARPTSPHLQIYRWTITMAMSIIHRATGIANYAGMALFVIWLVAAALGQDALMAVNVLYGSWFGQLVLFGFTWSLVHHMLGGIRHFIWDFAVLMEPGQREAIAWATIIASVVITLLIWTIFVWVG, encoded by the coding sequence ATGTCTGTCAGAGCCCGACCCACCTCCCCGCATTTGCAGATCTACCGCTGGACCATCACCATGGCCATGTCGATCATCCATCGCGCCACCGGTATTGCCAATTATGCCGGCATGGCGCTGTTCGTGATCTGGCTGGTCGCGGCGGCGCTGGGCCAGGACGCGCTGATGGCGGTCAATGTCCTTTACGGCAGCTGGTTCGGCCAATTGGTGCTGTTCGGCTTCACCTGGAGCCTGGTGCATCACATGCTGGGCGGCATCCGCCACTTCATCTGGGACTTTGCTGTCCTGATGGAACCGGGCCAGCGCGAGGCCATCGCCTGGGCGACGATCATCGCCTCGGTGGTGATCACCCTCCTGATCTGGACAATCTTTGTGTGGGTGGGCTGA